In a single window of the Harpia harpyja isolate bHarHar1 chromosome 3, bHarHar1 primary haplotype, whole genome shotgun sequence genome:
- the FBXO34 gene encoding F-box only protein 34 isoform X1, which yields MKSSCRAGLHREPLNSTSSTFHQVKRVSGMHLKPYLKLQKKERSPEISQDSLRGPPMSHQRSAQEEKYTNNCTKLSVFPKPSLVTPSQKLLGIIYPNTMCNMNGKGPADGPSAREKKNALSATIHQGEEGEGPLDVWAVVKPGNTKEKIAFFAAQQCSSNNRLGSMKIKSTWDIDGRTAKRRKKSVDLKKAKIQLERMREANVRCSQPEPFACGIEHCSVHYVNDNGEGVFPGRSLSVIEMVAFLEQRASALLVDCAKTCTHASTTRLNAQPKGALPSSDPFSSAGACEVHAERGPCGNSEQQQSEPVRVLDMVAKLESECLRRQSEREAGSLSRNNSFRRNVGRVLLANGTQPEGEAGKVSSGVLAPGDGLEEAGVAEAGYGGRCGPLGDAELWDGAASARQPFPSGLDARMGNVNSGLAHAVLAITAGRSDTETRIEPPRPLPSACPAAARLPPDSLQSKNATVDCTSKEPVILPKQSLHPARKEPLCISISVTKTEKGCRKEKLSNASGSEDPLPGRLFFLQADQPAAHEQQPLRESTQEKPGEVAQNEDEDALASDRSCVRNSVPTEPSALCVPPTEGALQVLDASCLKRQVSHDFLETRFKIQQLLEPQQYMAFLPHHIIVKIFGLLPTRSLVALKCTCYYFKFIIEYYNIRPADSRWVRDPRYREDPCKQCKKKYVKGDVSLCRWHPKPYCQALPYGPGYWMCCHRSQKGIPGCKLGLHDNHWVPACHSFNRAIHKKTRGAGAEVEEEY from the exons ATGAAGAGTTCCTGCAGAGCTGGCCTCCACAGGGAACCGCTGAATTCCACATCCTCCACCTTCCATCAAGTGAAACG gGTTTCTGGTATGCACTTAAAGCCATATCTCAAGTTACAGAAAAAAGAGCGATCTCCAGAAATAAGCCAGGATTCCCTGAGAGGCCCACCTATGAGCCATCAGAGATCAGCACAAGAAGAGAAATACACGAACAACTGCACCAAACTGAGCGTTTTCCCAAAACCCTCCCTTGTGACTCCATCCCAAAAGCTTCTGGGGATTATTTATCCAAATACTATGTGCAATATGAATGGGAAAGGTCCAGCGGATGGTCCGAgtgcaagggaaaagaagaacgCCCTGTCTGCAACGATCCACCagggagaagaaggggaagggcCTCTGGATGTCTGGGCTGTAGTAAAACCTGGCAATACAAAGGAGAAGATTGCGTTCTTTGCAGCCCAGCAATGCAGCAGTAACAACCGGCTAGGCTCCATGAAAATTAAAAGCACGTGGGATATCGACGGAAGAACAGCTAAACGCAGGAAAAAATCGGTAGAtcttaaaaaagccaaaattcaACTGGAAAGAATGAGGGAGGCGAATGTCAGGTGCTCCCAGCCGGAGCCTTTTGCCTGTGGCATCGAGCACTGTTCGGTGCATTACGTGAACGACAACGGTGAGGGTGTGTTCCCGGGCCGGTCCCTCTCGGTGATAGAGATGGTAGCCTTTCTGGAGCAACGAGCAAGTGCTTTACTGGTAGACTGTGCGAAAACCTGCACGCACGCCTCTACTACGAGGCTGAACGCTCAGCCTAAAGGTGCGCTTCCCAGCTCAGACCCTTTCTCCTCCGCCGGGGCGTGCGAGGTACATGCGGAGAGGGGACCTTGCGGCAATAGCGAGCAGCAGCAGAGCGAGCCTGTGCGTGTGCTGGACATGGTGGCCAAGCTGGAGTCGGAGTGCCTGAGACGCCAGAGCGAGCGGGAGGCCGGGAGCCTCTCGCGGAACAACAGCTTCCGCAGAAATGTCGGGAGGGTGCTCCTGGCGAACGGCACCCAGCCCGAGGGAGAGGCGGGGAAGGTCTCCTCGGGGGTCCTGGCTCCGGGGGATGGCTTGGAGGAGGCAGGTGTAGCAGAGGCCGGCTACGGAGGACGGTGCGGTCCTCTGGGTGACGCAGAGTTGTGGGATGGCGCTGCCTCTGCTCGGCAGCCTTTTCCTTCTGGGCTGGATGCTCGGATGGGGAATGTGAACTCGGGACTTGCTCATGCAGTGTTGGCAATAACCGCTGGCAGGAGCGATACTGAAACGCGAATCGAGCCTCCCAGACCTCTGCCGTCTGCATGTCCGGCTGCTGCCAGGTTGCCACCGGATTCCTTGCAGAGCAAGAATGCGACTGTTGATTGTACGTCGAAAGAGCCTGTGATTTTGCCAAAGCAGAGTCTGCATCCTGCTAGGAAGGAGCCCTTATGCATCAGTATATCAGTCACCAAGACTGAGAAAGGATGCAGGAAAGAGAAGCTCTCTAACGCCAGTGGTAGTGAAGATCCACTCCCAGGGAGGCTGTTTTTCCTCCAGGCTGACCAGCCTGCTGCTCACGAGCAACAGCCGCTACGGGAAAGTACCCAAGAAAAGCCAGGAGAAGTAGCCCAAAATGAGGATGAGGATGCTTTGGCATCTGACAGATCATGCGTCAGAAACAGTGTCCCTACAGAGCCATCTGCCCTTTGTGTTCCTCCGACAGAAGGGGCTTTGCAAGTACTTGATGCTTCCTGCTTAAAAAGGCAGGTTTCGCATGACTTTTTGGAGACCAGGtttaaaattcagcagctttTGGAGCCTCAGCAGTATATGGCCTTCTTGCCTCACCACATCATAGTGAAGATCTTTGGATTGCTTCCTACGAGGAGTCTGGTTGCCCTAAAATGCACTTGCTACTACTTCAAATTCATCATTGAATATTACAACATCAGGCCAGCAGACTCCCGCTGGGTCCGCGATCCCCGCTACAGAGAAGACCCTTGCAAGCAGTGCAAGAAGAAATACGTGAAAGGGGACGTATCGCTGTGCCGGTGGCATCCCAAACCATACTGTCAAGCTTTACCGTACGGGCCTGGGTACTGGATGTGCTGTCACCGGTCTCAGAAGGGCATCCCGGGCTGTAAGTTAGGTCTTCATGACAATCATTGGGTTCCTGCCTGCCACAGCTTTAACCGTGCTATTCATAAGAAAACCAGAGGAGCGGGAGCCGAAGTGGAAGAAGAATATTAG
- the FBXO34 gene encoding F-box only protein 34 isoform X3: MGLSFLRLNKELLLRHSLHGWPLKWRVLLQQSDTFCLPSKPVIILACSPVDARGGFTGVRRVSGMHLKPYLKLQKKERSPEISQDSLRGPPMSHQRSAQEEKYTNNCTKLSVFPKPSLVTPSQKLLGIIYPNTMCNMNGKGPADGPSAREKKNALSATIHQGEEGEGPLDVWAVVKPGNTKEKIAFFAAQQCSSNNRLGSMKIKSTWDIDGRTAKRRKKSVDLKKAKIQLERMREANVRCSQPEPFACGIEHCSVHYVNDNGEGVFPGRSLSVIEMVAFLEQRASALLVDCAKTCTHASTTRLNAQPKGALPSSDPFSSAGACEVHAERGPCGNSEQQQSEPVRVLDMVAKLESECLRRQSEREAGSLSRNNSFRRNVGRVLLANGTQPEGEAGKVSSGVLAPGDGLEEAGVAEAGYGGRCGPLGDAELWDGAASARQPFPSGLDARMGNVNSGLAHAVLAITAGRSDTETRIEPPRPLPSACPAAARLPPDSLQSKNATVDCTSKEPVILPKQSLHPARKEPLCISISVTKTEKGCRKEKLSNASGSEDPLPGRLFFLQADQPAAHEQQPLRESTQEKPGEVAQNEDEDALASDRSCVRNSVPTEPSALCVPPTEGALQVLDASCLKRQVSHDFLETRFKIQQLLEPQQYMAFLPHHIIVKIFGLLPTRSLVALKCTCYYFKFIIEYYNIRPADSRWVRDPRYREDPCKQCKKKYVKGDVSLCRWHPKPYCQALPYGPGYWMCCHRSQKGIPGCKLGLHDNHWVPACHSFNRAIHKKTRGAGAEVEEEY; the protein is encoded by the exons ATGGGTTTGAGCTTCCTCAGGCTCAACAAAGAGTTGCTTCTACGTCACTCACTTCAC GGCTGGCCGCTCAAGTGGAGAGTGCTGCTTCAGCAGTCAGATACCTTCTGTTTACCTTCAAAGCCTGTGATAATCCTCGCTTGCTCTCCAGTCGATGCAAGAGGCGGTTTCACAGGCGTTAGAAG gGTTTCTGGTATGCACTTAAAGCCATATCTCAAGTTACAGAAAAAAGAGCGATCTCCAGAAATAAGCCAGGATTCCCTGAGAGGCCCACCTATGAGCCATCAGAGATCAGCACAAGAAGAGAAATACACGAACAACTGCACCAAACTGAGCGTTTTCCCAAAACCCTCCCTTGTGACTCCATCCCAAAAGCTTCTGGGGATTATTTATCCAAATACTATGTGCAATATGAATGGGAAAGGTCCAGCGGATGGTCCGAgtgcaagggaaaagaagaacgCCCTGTCTGCAACGATCCACCagggagaagaaggggaagggcCTCTGGATGTCTGGGCTGTAGTAAAACCTGGCAATACAAAGGAGAAGATTGCGTTCTTTGCAGCCCAGCAATGCAGCAGTAACAACCGGCTAGGCTCCATGAAAATTAAAAGCACGTGGGATATCGACGGAAGAACAGCTAAACGCAGGAAAAAATCGGTAGAtcttaaaaaagccaaaattcaACTGGAAAGAATGAGGGAGGCGAATGTCAGGTGCTCCCAGCCGGAGCCTTTTGCCTGTGGCATCGAGCACTGTTCGGTGCATTACGTGAACGACAACGGTGAGGGTGTGTTCCCGGGCCGGTCCCTCTCGGTGATAGAGATGGTAGCCTTTCTGGAGCAACGAGCAAGTGCTTTACTGGTAGACTGTGCGAAAACCTGCACGCACGCCTCTACTACGAGGCTGAACGCTCAGCCTAAAGGTGCGCTTCCCAGCTCAGACCCTTTCTCCTCCGCCGGGGCGTGCGAGGTACATGCGGAGAGGGGACCTTGCGGCAATAGCGAGCAGCAGCAGAGCGAGCCTGTGCGTGTGCTGGACATGGTGGCCAAGCTGGAGTCGGAGTGCCTGAGACGCCAGAGCGAGCGGGAGGCCGGGAGCCTCTCGCGGAACAACAGCTTCCGCAGAAATGTCGGGAGGGTGCTCCTGGCGAACGGCACCCAGCCCGAGGGAGAGGCGGGGAAGGTCTCCTCGGGGGTCCTGGCTCCGGGGGATGGCTTGGAGGAGGCAGGTGTAGCAGAGGCCGGCTACGGAGGACGGTGCGGTCCTCTGGGTGACGCAGAGTTGTGGGATGGCGCTGCCTCTGCTCGGCAGCCTTTTCCTTCTGGGCTGGATGCTCGGATGGGGAATGTGAACTCGGGACTTGCTCATGCAGTGTTGGCAATAACCGCTGGCAGGAGCGATACTGAAACGCGAATCGAGCCTCCCAGACCTCTGCCGTCTGCATGTCCGGCTGCTGCCAGGTTGCCACCGGATTCCTTGCAGAGCAAGAATGCGACTGTTGATTGTACGTCGAAAGAGCCTGTGATTTTGCCAAAGCAGAGTCTGCATCCTGCTAGGAAGGAGCCCTTATGCATCAGTATATCAGTCACCAAGACTGAGAAAGGATGCAGGAAAGAGAAGCTCTCTAACGCCAGTGGTAGTGAAGATCCACTCCCAGGGAGGCTGTTTTTCCTCCAGGCTGACCAGCCTGCTGCTCACGAGCAACAGCCGCTACGGGAAAGTACCCAAGAAAAGCCAGGAGAAGTAGCCCAAAATGAGGATGAGGATGCTTTGGCATCTGACAGATCATGCGTCAGAAACAGTGTCCCTACAGAGCCATCTGCCCTTTGTGTTCCTCCGACAGAAGGGGCTTTGCAAGTACTTGATGCTTCCTGCTTAAAAAGGCAGGTTTCGCATGACTTTTTGGAGACCAGGtttaaaattcagcagctttTGGAGCCTCAGCAGTATATGGCCTTCTTGCCTCACCACATCATAGTGAAGATCTTTGGATTGCTTCCTACGAGGAGTCTGGTTGCCCTAAAATGCACTTGCTACTACTTCAAATTCATCATTGAATATTACAACATCAGGCCAGCAGACTCCCGCTGGGTCCGCGATCCCCGCTACAGAGAAGACCCTTGCAAGCAGTGCAAGAAGAAATACGTGAAAGGGGACGTATCGCTGTGCCGGTGGCATCCCAAACCATACTGTCAAGCTTTACCGTACGGGCCTGGGTACTGGATGTGCTGTCACCGGTCTCAGAAGGGCATCCCGGGCTGTAAGTTAGGTCTTCATGACAATCATTGGGTTCCTGCCTGCCACAGCTTTAACCGTGCTATTCATAAGAAAACCAGAGGAGCGGGAGCCGAAGTGGAAGAAGAATATTAG
- the FBXO34 gene encoding F-box only protein 34 isoform X2, which yields MHLKPYLKLQKKERSPEISQDSLRGPPMSHQRSAQEEKYTNNCTKLSVFPKPSLVTPSQKLLGIIYPNTMCNMNGKGPADGPSAREKKNALSATIHQGEEGEGPLDVWAVVKPGNTKEKIAFFAAQQCSSNNRLGSMKIKSTWDIDGRTAKRRKKSVDLKKAKIQLERMREANVRCSQPEPFACGIEHCSVHYVNDNGEGVFPGRSLSVIEMVAFLEQRASALLVDCAKTCTHASTTRLNAQPKGALPSSDPFSSAGACEVHAERGPCGNSEQQQSEPVRVLDMVAKLESECLRRQSEREAGSLSRNNSFRRNVGRVLLANGTQPEGEAGKVSSGVLAPGDGLEEAGVAEAGYGGRCGPLGDAELWDGAASARQPFPSGLDARMGNVNSGLAHAVLAITAGRSDTETRIEPPRPLPSACPAAARLPPDSLQSKNATVDCTSKEPVILPKQSLHPARKEPLCISISVTKTEKGCRKEKLSNASGSEDPLPGRLFFLQADQPAAHEQQPLRESTQEKPGEVAQNEDEDALASDRSCVRNSVPTEPSALCVPPTEGALQVLDASCLKRQVSHDFLETRFKIQQLLEPQQYMAFLPHHIIVKIFGLLPTRSLVALKCTCYYFKFIIEYYNIRPADSRWVRDPRYREDPCKQCKKKYVKGDVSLCRWHPKPYCQALPYGPGYWMCCHRSQKGIPGCKLGLHDNHWVPACHSFNRAIHKKTRGAGAEVEEEY from the coding sequence ATGCACTTAAAGCCATATCTCAAGTTACAGAAAAAAGAGCGATCTCCAGAAATAAGCCAGGATTCCCTGAGAGGCCCACCTATGAGCCATCAGAGATCAGCACAAGAAGAGAAATACACGAACAACTGCACCAAACTGAGCGTTTTCCCAAAACCCTCCCTTGTGACTCCATCCCAAAAGCTTCTGGGGATTATTTATCCAAATACTATGTGCAATATGAATGGGAAAGGTCCAGCGGATGGTCCGAgtgcaagggaaaagaagaacgCCCTGTCTGCAACGATCCACCagggagaagaaggggaagggcCTCTGGATGTCTGGGCTGTAGTAAAACCTGGCAATACAAAGGAGAAGATTGCGTTCTTTGCAGCCCAGCAATGCAGCAGTAACAACCGGCTAGGCTCCATGAAAATTAAAAGCACGTGGGATATCGACGGAAGAACAGCTAAACGCAGGAAAAAATCGGTAGAtcttaaaaaagccaaaattcaACTGGAAAGAATGAGGGAGGCGAATGTCAGGTGCTCCCAGCCGGAGCCTTTTGCCTGTGGCATCGAGCACTGTTCGGTGCATTACGTGAACGACAACGGTGAGGGTGTGTTCCCGGGCCGGTCCCTCTCGGTGATAGAGATGGTAGCCTTTCTGGAGCAACGAGCAAGTGCTTTACTGGTAGACTGTGCGAAAACCTGCACGCACGCCTCTACTACGAGGCTGAACGCTCAGCCTAAAGGTGCGCTTCCCAGCTCAGACCCTTTCTCCTCCGCCGGGGCGTGCGAGGTACATGCGGAGAGGGGACCTTGCGGCAATAGCGAGCAGCAGCAGAGCGAGCCTGTGCGTGTGCTGGACATGGTGGCCAAGCTGGAGTCGGAGTGCCTGAGACGCCAGAGCGAGCGGGAGGCCGGGAGCCTCTCGCGGAACAACAGCTTCCGCAGAAATGTCGGGAGGGTGCTCCTGGCGAACGGCACCCAGCCCGAGGGAGAGGCGGGGAAGGTCTCCTCGGGGGTCCTGGCTCCGGGGGATGGCTTGGAGGAGGCAGGTGTAGCAGAGGCCGGCTACGGAGGACGGTGCGGTCCTCTGGGTGACGCAGAGTTGTGGGATGGCGCTGCCTCTGCTCGGCAGCCTTTTCCTTCTGGGCTGGATGCTCGGATGGGGAATGTGAACTCGGGACTTGCTCATGCAGTGTTGGCAATAACCGCTGGCAGGAGCGATACTGAAACGCGAATCGAGCCTCCCAGACCTCTGCCGTCTGCATGTCCGGCTGCTGCCAGGTTGCCACCGGATTCCTTGCAGAGCAAGAATGCGACTGTTGATTGTACGTCGAAAGAGCCTGTGATTTTGCCAAAGCAGAGTCTGCATCCTGCTAGGAAGGAGCCCTTATGCATCAGTATATCAGTCACCAAGACTGAGAAAGGATGCAGGAAAGAGAAGCTCTCTAACGCCAGTGGTAGTGAAGATCCACTCCCAGGGAGGCTGTTTTTCCTCCAGGCTGACCAGCCTGCTGCTCACGAGCAACAGCCGCTACGGGAAAGTACCCAAGAAAAGCCAGGAGAAGTAGCCCAAAATGAGGATGAGGATGCTTTGGCATCTGACAGATCATGCGTCAGAAACAGTGTCCCTACAGAGCCATCTGCCCTTTGTGTTCCTCCGACAGAAGGGGCTTTGCAAGTACTTGATGCTTCCTGCTTAAAAAGGCAGGTTTCGCATGACTTTTTGGAGACCAGGtttaaaattcagcagctttTGGAGCCTCAGCAGTATATGGCCTTCTTGCCTCACCACATCATAGTGAAGATCTTTGGATTGCTTCCTACGAGGAGTCTGGTTGCCCTAAAATGCACTTGCTACTACTTCAAATTCATCATTGAATATTACAACATCAGGCCAGCAGACTCCCGCTGGGTCCGCGATCCCCGCTACAGAGAAGACCCTTGCAAGCAGTGCAAGAAGAAATACGTGAAAGGGGACGTATCGCTGTGCCGGTGGCATCCCAAACCATACTGTCAAGCTTTACCGTACGGGCCTGGGTACTGGATGTGCTGTCACCGGTCTCAGAAGGGCATCCCGGGCTGTAAGTTAGGTCTTCATGACAATCATTGGGTTCCTGCCTGCCACAGCTTTAACCGTGCTATTCATAAGAAAACCAGAGGAGCGGGAGCCGAAGTGGAAGAAGAATATTAG